The window AGTAGCTTTGTTGGTCCATTGTTCACGTGCATGTTGGACTTGCGTTTTTACATACATTTTTGAAATAGATATCTTTTGTCgaatttgaaccaaaaaaaacattttatcgaatttgatattttcttgaaaatccATATTTTGTCAAGAAACGTCCTAGTTCACACGGAAGTTTCATCAGACATCCGCTTCAAAACCGGAATTGAAGTTGAAACCTTTTGGAAATTTACAGAATCTCGACTCCAAAACGCTTCTAAAATCTCATTTAAAAACACAATGGATGTTTACGATTCCATTTTGAAAATTCCGCTAAAAAGGTGCAGTGTCgtagataaataaaaatataaaatcatgtttttgtttctatataaaatctaaaatttaatagtattgaattAGAGAGAATTGATATATACAAGTACTAaaactaatactataaattatctttatgcattgagattttattatagatatagcatatatattcaaattatttatgaaatattaaaataattaatattatattttcctataaaattaatttatgtgtattttcacagttttaacatgaaatcatttaaaattattatagatGAATaagctttatttttaatttgaaccACATAAATTTTgtcataaattttattatatatatatatatatatatatatatatattctaacacGTACCACTTcctaattttttagaaaatctcGCTCCTCCGCGTCCATATGATTATGCTTCCGCGTACCCGTTTCCgattccatgtaacataggtaACGTCCAcccatatttattatttttaatacgaATATTTGAAATGATGAAATACTAAATGTTACGTATTAAATGGAATTTTGGTATATGATATAACAAAAGGAACTAAGTCACATGAtgctttatatgaaaaattttgttttgcaaaaaaaaaatggagtgtAAATGTTAAGATTCCATTTTTGAGTTTTTGGAGAGTTACCGTGTCGTAGATCACAACTTATTATAGAGAGTATCAAGTAAAAGAAGAGGATAATTAGCTAAGATGAAAAAATTGAGAGTCATTTTTACGTAGTATACTCAgcactaggtaataacccgcgccttgcgcgggatgtgattattagtttcgttatttttaataaaaaagacaataaatctgtttaatctggatattggttaggttttacgttttttttgtttttaatcttctaaaatataactattattttaaattaatattcattttagtttattcggttaaaacatttgatttttttggttttttcagataaaaacctaaaattaatattatatgtttattttcatattatgaagtttagatagttgtcatgtcgaaccaatagtttcatattatagtttttaaacagataatagtttaaaaaaaagaaaagaaaattattaagacaaatcatttcactacaatttggtcggtagtgaaagaaacattaagaaaaatatttcaactttcaaaaaaaattagatacttcagctgtggtgaatacttagttataagatgctcacatcaaggtgcacatgtatgtttatgtaaaaaatatataaaaatagttgaaaaatatataaagatattgttaattaatattaaatgacatttttgttcagaataatacatgaaagataaaattaaaatttatttaaaataaaaaagaccttgacattagtcattttttcatcaaaagaaaataaaattatattcgtaaataggggtggacacatatcaagtatctggatatttggaagcattctTGTCAATTCtatctttagccacctagatattcggtgactccgatatccgaaatgttttagaattttacagaatatccgatttgattcgtaaataaaataaaattttaaaaataatttaataataacattttattacaaaaataaaacattatataaccttttaattctagtacctaatataataaatttatattgtaaaactgatataaagtataatatatataattcttttcatatatgtatatatatgcatataacatatcgaattagatatatgttcctaaaaatattggtattagtgatttgcttcttttttggatattgtattttagtatttgatttgtttcgtaaagtttcaaatatcaagattttttggttcaaatcaaaacggataacaaatcgaatcaaaatttatgaatattttgctcaattttatctgtaaacaataaaaataatatatatatagtttggcttttgattcgttatctatttttattcgaaccgaaaaatccagagttttattggaactatgtatgtgagttttatattaaaaaaatcacaaagtacatagtgtgaacacatttatgactatagtgtgaacgcgttagcatatttattatcaaatcattgtgaggctgccacgtgtctattataatgtgaatgcatttattacaatgcttctcttttaatatataagggattggtCTCGAAGACAAATTATGGAAATATATGCTTCCGGTCCTgtttaaaataagtaaaattttGGCCACTCAGTTAACAAAATCTCTTAAATTCATCTGGTTTATGACTTGCAAATGTTTTAAGAGGTAAAATGTTCCCTTAAGTATTTTTCAcaagtttttgttatttttattgtttttgggATTCCGGCTTAAAATTTTTATCGACCAGACCTAGTATAATACTCCCACCGTTTTATAATATAAGTAGTTTTGGCTAAAaacacaaagattaagaaaactattatgttttaaaaagtattgtataataaataggttaaatataatttaaccaataaaaataagtatatttaatttgattgtTCAGACTGTATTCAATAAAAGTAAAAGTTATCTAGAAATATGAAAActacttatattttgaaacaaaaaagtttctctaaaactacTTGCAATATGAACGGATGGAGTAGTATATTATCCACAAGTTTGTAAGTAAAtctgataaatattttttgttattgttatgGGGACTCAAGATAGAGCTAGACAGCCACACAGAAGAGGATCTCTCGGTAACTTCTCTCTCCTTGCAATATCTGCGCTCCGCCTCCTTTACCTTCAGACCAGTAGCAGCTCCGGTGACCGGTGCGTGGCGGCTCCGTTAGCGCCACCGCCGGTCAGATCTGTAGTGGATTCTCTCGTTCTTTGTTCTGCACTTTTTAGTTTTCTGTTTGATGGAGATATGGTTGTTGAGGAGCTTGAGAGCTTGCGGCTTAGAGTGGTTTGTCGCATCTACCTTGGGTCCGTTGTATGCTGAAGCCGTTTCTGAATGTCGTATATGCAGTCATGGCTTTGGCTGGTTTTAATTACATATGTTTTGATCCAGATCTAGATCCAATCCTCCATAGTTTTCAGGTtcttttcaagtttttcttatcTAAATCTCTCCTTTATTTTATGGAGGTTGCTGTAGTTGATTAGTCTTGGGATTTATCCTTATCGTTTTGGAAAAATCATGGCTCTACCAATGGTCTCTTGGTTTCTAAGCTTGTAATGTTTTTGAGTTATGGTGCTATTGGGAACGGTTTCCTGTCTTGCTGCTGGCATCCTTTAGTTGTCGGTGAAGTTTTGGCGGATTGACCTCTGTTTCTCCAGTTCTTATGTGAATGGAGAGTTCAGTGTAAGGCTTTTATCGAGGTTTAGTTTGGTCGCATGAAGTGCGTCGCTGCTGCCGTATCCGGAAGAGGAGGAGACCCTAGAGTGGTTCGATCTTGCCGGGTTATAAAGTCTGGGTTCGTTGGTGTGGAGAGGAGTGCTCTCAGTTTGGTGTCGTCAGAGGTTGAGGTTATCGTTCGGTGGGCCGTGAGCGACAACGATAAATCCCGTTCAGATGCACCTGAAGTTGTTGGGTTGATGCAAGCTTGGTGTGCTAGGTTCATTGTGAGTTCCATCGAATTTTCACCAaaattgtatttatataaatcagaaaaaattgtcaccaaaattttaaattggataagatgaagaataataatagtttatataatttcaaatttgtaatagtATTTTATGGAATTTTAAAACCATGTTGTGATACCCTTTTAAatgggcacactaacaactagataaaagtaactttttaaaatactattacaaatttgaaattatataaactattattattcttcatcttatgcaatttaaaattttggtgacaattttttctgatttatataatacattaacgtgtttttcttatttatcatatctttaataaaattatatcttactaaaatataaataataaaatatttattattatacgatcttaaatatgcttacaactttgaatttatttatacaattttcttatataaattatttttaatttttaaaattaagtgggaatttttttagttttcaaagttgatattatatattttgatattttgttcaaaaatgttaagaggccttttacctttctttcactaagatatgttgtacaaaatattagacaaattaaacaataactaaaatatataaagcaatcaccaaagttttaaattggataagatgaacaagaatagtagtttatataatggagaatttcaatttgtaataatatttcaaaaaattattttagtctagttgttagtgtgccccttTAAAAGGATATCCCAGCACGGATTTGAATCCCGAAAcgaacatattttttaaaaaaatacatatatcaaaacaacatcgtcttatctttgttaaaagttgattaacttctgttagagttaatgtagatttagacacgttttagaaaaaattggataatttttttttaaattataattgagttgaggtagtttttggcactgaccatttgttcgggtcttatttggcacgattgagagtgttggggtcgaaattgacacttttcctcgtatatcaaacgacgttgttttatcttgttaacggttgactaacttctgttagagtcaatgtagatttaggcacgttttaagaagttcgggtagtttttttgaattataattgagttgaggtcgtatttggcactgatcaattgttcgggtcgtatttggcacgactgaaatagtttgggtcgaaattggcacttttcccgCTAGACAGCATAGCATTTTGCaggaagaattttttttttttgttatctgtagtaatgtaaaaacaaaaaaaacaaccaaaaaTAATGTAATATGAAGGTTCTTTAacagaaaaaaacattaaactaaCATTACGTCTATTGCGATGTTAACTTGAGCTGAGACCGGCCCGTCGTCTTCTGCGtgaaacaacaaaaatcaaataaaagagAGATTGTTCTCCTCCGTCCGAGAAACCGATCATAGTACGAAGGATTACACTCAAAGATCGGCGGTGATGCAGAGAACAAGAAGACGATGCGAAGGCACCGCCATGGGCGCCACCGTCTTCGATCTCCGACCCGGCGTCGGCATCGGACCTTTCTCCATCGGTATTCGATTCTCTCAAATTCTCTTCTGCTTTACTCTAATTTTTCGAATTCGAGAATCACTTGATCATCTCGCCTGCGTCTATTGGACTTGGAAGATAGACATTGATTTGCGATCGTCGATTGTATACTGTAGTATTAGCTAACGTTGTTTCAGTCGTCTTAGTTCATTATGGTCACACTGTTTAGCTTCCGATCAAAATCGTGGTGCTGTTTTCAGGAATGCCGATTTGTGATGCATTTGCGCAAATAGAGCAGCAGCCTAACATATACGACGTCGTCCATGTTAAATACCACGACGAGGTTTGTTACTAATGAGAGCTCATTCACCCTCTTCTTTCATCCCAGtgttatcttatttttttgtgtgttacGTTTTTTTCCAGGATCCTCTGAAATTGGATATTGTTATTAGCTTTCCGGATCATGGTTTTCATCTACGGTTCGATCCTTGGTCTCAGGTATATGAAGATGTGTTGTTATTTTGTTACTTACTCTTCTTCCTAATTTGTTTAGTTATTgctatttcaaatttgatttgtttGCAGAGGTTACGCCTGGTTGAGATATATGATGTAAAGCGGCTTCAGATGCGTTACGCCACTTCTATGATTGGGTGAGTTAAAAAATTTATGACTTTGGTGTAGTTTAGTCATGTGATGATCTGTGTACTGCTTGTACTTCAGGGGTCCATCAACCCTGGCGACGTTTGTGGCTGTTTATGCACTTTTTGGACCGACCTTTCCTGGGATTTATGATAAAGAAAGAGGGGTTTATTCTCTCTTCTACCCGGTGagcaataaataaaaatacggGTCTCACTCTTCTTCCATATATGTTGCATTTGTTCTGTCCATGCTTAACGTTTATTTAACTATGGCAGGGGCTATCCTTCCAGTTTCCGATTCCTAACCAGTACACGGACTGCTGCCATGATGGAGAAGGTTTGTTTTTTCGCCGGATTCAAGAGACATTCAGTTTATGTTTCTTTGTCTATTATATGACTTATCTTTCTATTCTATGAAGCGGCACTACCATTGGAGTTTCCAGATGGCACCACGCCAGTAACATGCCGGGTCTCTATATATGACAACTCAAGCGACAAAAAAGTTGGTGTAGGAAAGCTGATGGATAGAGCTTCTGTCCCTCCTTTGCCTCCTGGCAGCCTTTATATGGAAGAGGTTCATGTCAAGGTATGGCTTATCTTTATTAGTTAAACATCATTAGCAGCTAACCACCTCCTTAGTCTTCGCATgactatattaaatatttatgcaGCTTGGCAAGGAGTTATACTTTACTGTTGGGGGGCAGCATATGCCTTTTGGTGCATCGCCACAGGTAAAGTTAGTACCTCTCTTATTGTGCTTATTCTTTGGAACTCATCATTTAATGCTCGGTGCAGGATGTATGGACTGACTTAGGACGACCGTGTGGGATTCACCCAAAGCAGGTAACTTGTAGTTGTATATCACAGCAGATGCTTACGTTATCCTCTTTTACTCTCTTCGCTACACTATCTGTCATAGTCTAATGCCCGTTTGAAAATTTGGAATAAAATTGTACTTTGCTCTCCAGGTAGATCAAATGGTTATTCATTCCGCCTCAGATCCACGACCAAAGACGACTCTTTGTGGTGATTACTTTTACAACTATTTTACTCGTGGTATGGACATCCTGTTTGATGGCGAGGTAGGCAACTGGTCAAGTAGAGTTAATATGTTCCCTCCCTtcatatgtgttttttttaatccaTGAGCCTTACCTTTTCTACAGACTCACAGAGCTAAGAAGTTTGTTCTTCACACCAACTATCCTGGTCATGCTGATTTCAACTCATACATAAAGTGCAACTTTGTGATCTCTGGTAACCGATGCAAACTATAGCAGTTTCATGTCAATCAGTTATATTTATTCAGAGGTATGTTGAGTTGTATTTTTCAACCAAACTACGCTTTACTGCTGCTGTGCTGCTTTTCAGTTGGAGAGAGTGAGGCAGAAGCAAACAGAGGTGGAAACAAGATCACTCCAAGAACAAATTGGGAGCAGGTTAAGGTAAATTAGTTTCAGACCAAAGTGAGCATAGTAGGAAAATGATAGGAAGCTAGGCCTTGACCAATTTCACCTGAAAATTTCTTGATCAATCCCATTGCATTACGAGAAGAAACTTGTGAAGTGTTAATATTTGGTAGAAATGTCAGCGTGATTATGACTCATTCGAGTCAGTAAACCTGAGAATAGTATTGTTAACAACTGAGTAGAACATTTCTCATGAATCCTTTTTGCTTTCACACCTTTAATAGGAAATACTCGGGGAGTGTGGACCAGCAGCAATACAGACACAGGGCTCGACGAGCAACCCTTTTGGATCGACATACGTCTATGGCTATCAGAATGTTGCTTTTGAGGTGAAGCAATTTTAATAACACCCTAGTTTAGGAATTGGGATCCTCTTTGCTATAAATATTAAAGGAAACATTTTAAGTGGAGTTAATAATTTTGCAGGTGATGAAGAATGGTCATATAGCCACTATTACTTTGTTCCAGTCATGATGTGTCTACCGTCCGAGGTATGCGCTTACTAATTATTCCTGGTTCATGTTCAGTTTTTTCGTATAGATggtcatatttatttttttgcaaaGTTTCATGTTCTTCAGTGTCTGATTTAATAGAATTCTTTTTGGCTCAAATTAGCGTTGCTTTCTGTTGTGTGCTAAAGTCCTCAACAACATATCACGTGGATGATCAATGTGTTAGTCTTTGCAGGGGCTTTTTATGCTTTGGGTGGAGAGGCTACATCTTCTACTACAGTCTACAGACTGTAAATTTAACATCATGATATTATCAAACTCTACAAATGTAAATGCTGTACAGTTACGTGTTAAGTTGATATCAAGCTTTGTAACGACAATTAGTACTGTATATCCCATTATTCAGACTACTTGTCTAACTATTCTGATGATAAGATAGcatttatgattaaaaaaaaagattagaagAACAAAAAGCTCCGTCGCGGGGACTCGAACCCGGGTCTCTCGGGTGGGAGCCGAGTATCCTAACCAGCTAGACTACGACGGATTGTTGACTGTAGTCTACTTTAGTTATTAGTATAGTAATACATTACTAAATCCATTTCGTCGTGGAGCTCTTCTATCCGTTTTTGCGAGCAGAGcagctttttgttttgttgatgcTTCCAGAACAGCTTTTCTGATTTGTTTTCATCGGCGGTACGGTCGATTCTTCTCCTCTGGTACTCTTATCAATTTGATTTTGTCTCTGTTAGATTGCATAGTAGTAACTGTGAAGTTGGTTTAGCTACGAActgttttaggttttttttttatgttttattttgctTTAATTGGTTTCATCATATGATTATCTTTAGTTTAGGGATTTGGCAGAGATGATAAACGCGTCCGGGTTAACTCTAGCTCCCCCCAAATTTCACTTCCTATGGCGTTCACATCGTTTTGGTACACCTCAGAGAAGCTCTCAAGCTTTAGCTGTTCGTCGAGATGCTGCAGCTTGTCCTCTTCTTCAAAGGTAGTGTCTTTGCCCCTTGTTCGATTAAGCATATGACAGAAGATTTGTAATGGTGTGGTTGTTGTTGCAAATAGGGCTTGTTTAGCACTTTCTACACAAAGAAGCAATGCTATGATCGTCCGTGCCATGAGTGCTTCCTTTGGTGATATGTCAGACGATTCATCTGGTAAAATACTTAACTCTGACCTATACATGTTTCTAGGTTAAGCTAACTAGTAATGGCACTGACTGATTAGGACAAGGCCGGTCCTGAAATTTTGGGACTCTAGACAATTTAGTGAaggttttaataaaaaaagttaaaaaaaaaatgtaatttttctcAATTTTGTGGGGATTATAAGCCAATGTTTCGGCCCTGATCACGGATAACCTCTGCGTTATACTTTAAAATGCTGTTTCTGCATTCCTTGGTGGTGAGATAGTTAAGGAGCTCCTGTGTTGAACTTGTTGTCAGTAAACTTAGCATGTAATGCATAAATCTTAGTCATAACGATTACTCAAAGCATGGTGACTAAATAGTTCACTGTTACTTCCATATGTTCAGCTGTTTTCCCTCGGATCAATGTCAAAGATCCATACAAACGTCTTGGTATAAGCCGGATGGCCTCAGAAGACGAGATTCAAGGCGCGAGGAACTTTCTTATCCAGCAGTACGCGGGTCACAAGCCTAGTGTTGATGCGATTGAATCAGCTCACGACAAGATTATCATGCAGAAGTTCCATGAGAGGAAGAACCCGAAGATCGACATAAACAAGAAGGTTCGCCAAGTGAGACAGTCCAAAGTTGTGAGCTTTGTGTTCGACAGATTCCAAACTCCTCCCACAGCTTTCCTTGTCAAAACAGCAGTCACGTTTGCAGTTCTCGGCGCTCTTACGGTTCTGTTCCCAACGGAAGAAGGACCCACTCTGCAGGTTTTGTTATCTTTGATAGCTACGTTTTACTTCATCCACCAAAGGCTCAAGAAGAAGCTCTGGTCTTTCCTTTACGGGTAATCAGCAAAGCTGATCATAATCGTGAAACTATTGCTATACCTTCTTGATTTTGGATTCGCAGCTGATCAGGTTAATGATATTGTGAAACAGGACTGGTTCTTTTATCTTCTCCTGGCTGATTGGGACTTTCTTGATGGTGTCTGTGATCCCGCCCTTCATCAAAGGACCAAGAGGTTTCGAAGTCATGTCTTCGCTCTTAAGCTACGTTTTACTTTGGGTAGCTTCGAGCTACCTTAGGTAGCATTCTAGCTCTTCTCTTAATCCCTTTTTGGGTTGCAATAGCATTATTATCTCGGGTATGTATGTGAAGAACACACAAAATGAGAAACTGAATCATCTTCATGTGGTCCTCATGTGGCATAcagaaaaagttttttttttgttcttgaaGAGTTGGTTTATTTCCATGAAACCTCACTCTCTCTTTACACGGTTTAATATCTAAAGTCGTGTCTTCCGTTGCCGGCTACTTTCTACATGTCTTATCTTacatagaaagaaaaaatagcCTAGATGTGGGCTGGGTCGGACGCCGCAGCTGAAATTTTGAAGACTTggacattttaaataaaaatttaatttttttttttaatatagtcTGGGAACAAAGCAATTTATAtacaagttttaaaaattttgaggGCGGCTTTGTTGACCGGTGGTCCTGGATGTGAGCTTTTATCACAGCCTGGCAGCCCAAAAAGTAAGTATTAGTTGGCGGAGTTGCAGTTGTTGCTAGCCACGAGTTTTCTATCTTAGAGATATCGAGTTTTCCATTAATAGTTTAGGGTTGGTTCCACAAATTAGTCTGTTTTGCAGTATTTGActccataaacaaaaaaaaaactgtaagtAAAAAATAGTGGAAAATAAGGTTGGCCGTGAGCTAAATATGCCTAAAGCTCATCAGTCATCAAGTTAGGTGCCAAGTCCAAAGTTAACGTAGAGGTAGAGGATTGACTTTTTTGACTAAAGTGGTTTATGATTAACAAAAGTGTGTATGCTTTATGCGACCAAATCATGAAGCATTGACTTCGTTGACATTTGTAATTATGAAAGCTGCATGGCTTATTGTTCGTAGCCTCATCATCATGTGCATGGCcctctttatttattttcgtgTTCGAATTTTATGTATATCTTCTAAATAAACacatttttgatacttattttgTGCTTTCgttcaaacaaaaagaaaaatattttgtttttttttgggcgACCTCCTCACAATTAAATGTGTTTATTCAACAGAAATAAATTCATTTGTAGTGTCCCTTCCATATTATtgaatcaagtttttttttattgattcaGCATAAATAACCCCTATTTCATTCGTTTTTCTTAATAGATAAAATAGACTAGACTCTGTTAAGCTTGTaatttcactacaagaaaaatgagTTTTGATAGCAATACAGGATAGCGTTTTTTACCTTTCTGCTATAATTGATATACCCCTTAGTTTTAGATAGCGTTTGCATTTTTGCAAACGCTATGTTTGGTTGATCCGAATTAAattctgaaaatactttttagAAACGTAGTATATATAGCACTTTCAAACTTGAAACGCTATGCATAATTAAAGCGGGAAAATAGTTGATTTTCCCTCTCATCCTTatttcactttctctctctctagatttcaTTTGTCAACTCTTAAAAATTCTATACCCTAAACCATAAACTTTAAACATAAACCCTAAagttaaagtattttttttattttaatcacaAATCAAagtttaaattcaaattttaatattattaaaaaattaatttcaaaatatcaTCTAAACTTCAAAGCCTAAACTTTagacttatatatatatcataccccaaattaaacttttttttttgaaacacaccgagattaattatatattgtaaactctaacaaaatcttaaaaaCTCTAATCATTTTTATTATCTAACTTCGAATCCTAAATTTTATCTCAAAACATAAAATCTAACCCTCCAACACTCCAAACCCTATATATCACAAACATTAAAAGACCCAAACATTAAACTTAAACTTCTTAAAATTGAATCTCTTACAATTTTTAATCTAAATTCTAATATTAAATCTTTTCCTAAGCATAAAATCCAAATTTATGCTTCAAACTTTAATTTCAATTCTTATACTTAACCTTTTAATCctatattctaattttttttccaaaacaacttaaaatcttcattttatatttttactcaTATAActgtattataaaaaataaaataaaatatgaaaataaatttctatacataaattaaataaaaaatacaaact of the Brassica rapa cultivar Chiifu-401-42 chromosome A03, CAAS_Brap_v3.01, whole genome shotgun sequence genome contains:
- the LOC103860694 gene encoding protein CHAPERONE-LIKE PROTEIN OF POR1, chloroplastic, whose product is MINASGLTLAPPKFHFLWRSHRFGTPQRSSQALAVRRDAAACPLLQRACLALSTQRSNAMIVRAMSASFGDMSDDSSAVFPRINVKDPYKRLGISRMASEDEIQGARNFLIQQYAGHKPSVDAIESAHDKIIMQKFHERKNPKIDINKKVRQVRQSKVVSFVFDRFQTPPTAFLVKTAVTFAVLGALTVLFPTEEGPTLQVLLSLIATFYFIHQRLKKKLWSFLYGTGSFIFSWLIGTFLMVSVIPPFIKGPRGFEVMSSLLSYVLLWVASSYLR
- the LOC103860693 gene encoding UPF0183 protein At3g51130, yielding MQRTRRRCEGTAMGATVFDLRPGVGIGPFSIGMPICDAFAQIEQQPNIYDVVHVKYHDEDPLKLDIVISFPDHGFHLRFDPWSQRLRLVEIYDVKRLQMRYATSMIGGPSTLATFVAVYALFGPTFPGIYDKERGVYSLFYPGLSFQFPIPNQYTDCCHDGEAALPLEFPDGTTPVTCRVSIYDNSSDKKVGVGKLMDRASVPPLPPGSLYMEEVHVKLGKELYFTVGGQHMPFGASPQDVWTDLGRPCGIHPKQVDQMVIHSASDPRPKTTLCGDYFYNYFTRGMDILFDGETHRAKKFVLHTNYPGHADFNSYIKCNFVISVGESEAEANRGGNKITPRTNWEQVKEILGECGPAAIQTQGSTSNPFGSTYVYGYQNVAFEVMKNGHIATITLFQS